In Nicotiana tabacum cultivar K326 chromosome 10, ASM71507v2, whole genome shotgun sequence, the DNA window TGCCCGTCAACATTGTAGAAAAATTTCACTGGGTGTTGTTTGTTTTTGACATTGCAGACATGCAACTTTATACGTGTGATTCCATAGTCTCTTCACGTAATTACCCAATTGTTGAATCTTGTGTCGACAAGTTTTCTGTTATTATCCATTTGTATCTGTCATGCACCGGTTTTTATGGGAAGCGTAAAgacatcaacttcaagaatacaaAGGCATACATTGAGAAAGTTGTTACCGACCCTCTTAACATTCAGTGGATCGTCGGAGAGATACCACAACAAAAAGAAGGATCACTGTAACAAAaatcttctttctttttataCATTTAACCCTTTTTTCTAATCTTTTGGTAAATATTGACATTTTTTTATCTTTGCAgcgattgtggtgtatttgtTGCTGCCTTTGCAGAGTATGTTAGTCTTGGAGAGTTATCAATTCCGGCAGAAGACCTTTTTGATATTGATCAACACCATAGACGCTATGGAGTGCTACTTTGGGACTATGCTAGAAAGAAGCAGGAGCATGGGGCAATTAGAGAAAGTGAGGTGACAGGCAAATTGGCAAGGAGAAAAGGTGCACCAGCCTTGAATGAGAAAACACGAGtccagatgaagaagaagtagttGTAATGTTTTGTATGGAACATGTAATACAATTGTTTAGTTGATACTAGTTTAGAAGAAAGATGGTAGACAAGTTTTTGAACAATATTGTTGTGTTTTAATTGTAGCAAACTTGCGCTACAATTATAGTagcctttgttttttttttcttatccaGTATAGTAGTTCAAATGGAAATATTCTGTTGGTTTTATATTCACTTGTTGAATCTTTACAGTACTTGATCTTCATTATTTTAGCATATAAATCCTTTCCAACTGAATTTTTATATAGTTTTTCTATCAACGCAAAAATATGtagttattttgttgtttttctatAGATAAAGTGTAAAAATCAGTAACTAAACATTTTGTTGCTTTTACATTCAATTTGTTGAATGTAAAAAGTACCTAATCTACATTAtttttagcatataacttctttctaGCTGGATTATAATCTAGCTATTATGTCAGCTCCAGCTATTGTAGCTTTTTTGTAGTTgtatttgtagataatttgtagaaaatATTTAACATTGTGTTTTGTTgcttttaaatttatttgttgaATGTAAACAGTACTTGATCTGCAATATTTTAGTATATAACTCCTTTCCTACTGATTTATAATGTAGTTACTCTATAAATTCCAGTTAATGTAATTTTTTTGTAGTTGTATTGTAGATAAATTACAAAAAAACATTAACAACTATGTAAAGGATGCTAGAGATAGTAAAAAAATGGTAGATTATATATATAGAAACCATTTATAAACAAATCACTCTATGAAAGTATTATCTCAATACAGAAAAATCCTAACTAACTACATTATGATCTTAAAAAATCTCAACAATTACACATCAAATTTTGTTATCCTGAACTCACCAACAATTTTTATGAAATATTCTGTTAACTacataaaattttatttctttttgggtgcattcttgcaagatcttttgttatgcccttctCCTACGCAGTTTCCACATGAAACCTTGTACTTCTTTGAATTTATTTCATCATTtgttttgtatctttctttttgaGGTCTTCCTGACTGCCTTTTCTCTCTTGTAGGTGGATTTACTACTTCTTCAGATATATGTTGTGGCGCATTCCATTTGCTTTCATCAGGCAAGGGATTTACTAGTATTTCATAAGTACGCAAGAGGTTCTCCCTTGTATGATAAGGAGAACAATATTGTTCAAAAGACTCATCCCTGTATCTTAAAGCAACCAAAGCATGTGTACAATGAAATTTATCAAGCTGGAATTGCCCACAACTACATCTCTTGTTTTCAAGACAAACAATATAGTGCCTCACACTATCTAGTACTGTATGGATGTAGTCTGTTGAAGCCCTAACCTACGATTAcattacaaacaaaaaaaaattcatatatggttaAATACAAAATATCTACATTGTCCTGTATAAATTAATTTGAATCAATAAATGATCAGATCTTACTCTAAGCTTGTGCGACAATATTCTGTTGTCATCCAACTCTTTGTTGAATTTAAACCCAAGGTATGTGAATGTACCCTTTGCTTTCAATAACTTTTCCTTCGTCCAACATTCAAGAAGGGCCCTCATATACTCTAATAGTTCTACTATCGGCAACTCTCTTGCATATTTTGTTACAACATTCAACGACTCTGCAATGTTTGATGTCATAGTCCAAGTTCTGTTCACCGTAGGATGTACTTGAGACCATCTAGGATAGCCAATATCGTATAAGTATGCTTTAACACGCGGGTCAatctcttcaatctttgacatcatttcattaaattcatcaagcGTGTATGACCGTGCCGTGACAAAGTACAATTCACTTAACTTTAGATGTCCCTTCTTGAACTTTGCccttatatttgtccaaatatgccacatgcaagaATAATGTGGCATGACGGGATAAACAATAGATGTTTCTTTCAAGATACTCTCTTTCCGATctgaaacaacacacatatttgGTCTTTCACCATATGCATGTTTGAATTGCTCAAAAAACAACTTCCATGATGCGTCATTTTCTGAATCAACAACAACATATGCGAATGGTAATATGGTACCTACATTATGTGGCAAAAAACAATTAATTGGCTGCAGGACAAATTCAGAAGAAGACATATACATACAAACTACAACTTTTCTACAATATATCTATAATATATCTACAATAAATCTACAAGTACTACAAAAAACAGACAAGCTATAATATTtctataataaagcttcaatacCTGCTGCATCAATTGTACTAGTTGTTAGTATTATTTCCCTGTATGCTGACTTTAAGAAGGTCCCATCAACTACTACAACTGGCCTACAATATTTCCAACCACTGATTGACGTACAAATCGCAACAAATACATACAAGAAGTAGTTATCGTCCGTCTTCTTCAATTTAACTACATACCCCGGATAAGTTTTCTCCAGAATATACAAATAACTAGGCAATTTGCTGTAGGAGTCAGTAGGATGACCTCTCAAAAACTGTAAagccttttcctttgctctccaagCTTGCATGTAGGTTAGATTCATTCCGTGTTCAGACAACATGTCAGTTTATATGTTTTTTGGTGTGTAAATTATCTTAGGATCAGAATATTTTGGAATAACCATGCTACAACTACCATGGCAGTAGGTTTGCGTTGTATGAATGTATTGTCCATTAAAGAGCATGTGTGTTGGCTATTGAAATTTCTGACcttgaacattgcagaatcatttATGCTAGTTGCCTTGGAGTGCCATGTACAGTTTTCACTAACACATATTAGCCAGTagctacaaaataaatacaatttAAACACTGGTTTAAaatgtagttttttttttttaaagaaaaagactGTTTTAGCTTAAACGATCAcattatacaatttatatacaacatAACTACAATTCATCTACAATACTGATAAACATTATCACAAGAAAAAACTGAAGAagtaaaaattacaaataaactgcaaaattaaaaaaataatgatcTTTGACCATTCATATGTTCATACCTTCTAACACTAGATCTTTTTACCCTGAATTGGAACTTGTGCATGACAGAATAGTGCTTCATTGCAGTTGCAATTGTTTGCTTGTCTTGGTATACTTGTCCTACTTCAATAAAACTTGGTGTACTATCTGTTATTATTATACTTTCATATTCCTCTATAACGGaagatgttggcatatcaagtaacCTTAGTGTTCCAGATGAACctgcatgaaaataaagataaatactgttatgaatagtttgtagaaattttgtagataatttgtagaaatgttgaaattctgtatttcatattaaattttcaaatgatatgtagttttaTTATAGAACAAATGTAGATTTTTTTTAGATATTATGAAAATCTATactgatatatatatttactctgacatgtagtttatttgtagataAAATGTAGATAAAGTGTAGGACATCGACATAGAACCAGAATTTGATAGAAAATGTAAAAGCACAAACCTGCAACTGTGTTCTCATTGGTGGTACtcaattccatattgaaatcgCGAACAATTATACATACCAGATATGATCCtaagtttttgttttcctttatcGTCTCCATGTATACACGAACACCCATATCATTCCTAATTTTCATTGGAGGACAATGCTCGTtgacaatgtatttgatttctataattttttcggaTGTATCGATCATTAATTGGTGTGCTATTGTAGAAATCAATAGACTATAACTCATATCCTCATCGACTACAATGCCATTGACCTGAAATTCTCTAAATCTCCCATAactatcccaattcccattcagtTGTAGCATAGTTGGGATTTTGGACATAATTGCGTTTGTTGTAGAagatttagtcgtttttgatttgtgaaatcagAAAAAAGGTTGAAACACAGTGTATCGCAAAAACAGAGTCGCTAAATTTGAATGGAAACAACCGATAATTATTAAGGTGCGTGATTTGCGTTGTAAAATATCTGAAAGAATATTTAATTCCCCAATATTAGCTCACCTAAATAAGGAAGCCTATAGctacaatgattccttatttaatgaattgtctatattttgtagaaatactattagcatgGCGGGTAATATGcaactatgaacatatttggtaatatagtttcctatatggtataggaacgaaAATTTTCCCTTTCAATTTTACTGCCCAtattttaatttaggattttttacctcctatagcaaaggttgataccttatttattttaaataaatacccttttaaaaatttatattccataactaccttttgatttttatagccaaatatctatttatggttgcctcctacccttaagccataaaatactctttgtattatttttctctatcATTCTTTCAGATTTTCTCCACCCTCTATCTCTCAACGCCAGTCTTTCTCCATGAATGCAACCACTATTCTCCACTAATTCCTCTCCATTGTCTCGCGAAATTTTCATTATCAGTGAAATATTACTTCCTGATCGATTCAGTTTTGGATTTTGGAGTTCTAATAGTTTGGTTCAGAATGTTTCTTCGTACTTTGTGTTCGGAACCCAGTGTCCTCTAGCTTGGTATCTGGATAATAATTGGATTATTAGCTATCGAACTTGTGATGGACTTTGATACACTTGTGTTGCCTGTGTCTCGAATAAGTGGAGGTTTTTTCTTTTGGTCCCAAATTGACAAGGTAAATTGGCTTTTTGACTTCTCAATATGGACATGGCCACTGCTACTCTTGCCTTTCATCACTTCCAttgctgttttttttttcatctaCCAAATTCACAATTACTAACAAAACAAGACATCTGCTATTGAAAATAAGgaatttctttcatttttgcgCCAAATTTTGAGAGTTTCGAGTCAGAATCGCGGTCCTCTTGACGAGACGATATTAGGGTTATTTTTGAACAAAGATGATGGAGTTTGGGGCTAAACAACTTGAAGAGTCTATTACTTTTTTtcccattgtatttcaatgtatctcgctgtattctatgtatttcattgtcttttttccattgtatttcaatgtatcccgttgtattccatgtattttattgtctttttttttcattgtatttcaatgtatcccactgtattccatgtatttcggttaaaatttttttttataactggaatacaaattttgtgtgttataattgagtttgttgagttatattaggagtctattgtgttaattgattcactttccatttaaAAACAACTGAATAGATTATGAATTGCACTATTTACGTTACTGTATTCACAAATATATATCTTAAATACAGTCGAATactgtaatcccttgtttcacgccgtgaatacagtcgaatacaaaaatttgtctagctgtaatcccctgtttcacgcctagaaatgctactgtattcatgaatataatagcttaaatacatcgaatacactctaaaaacctgaaaacatagctataggaagtaatatagtaaatggtagttataactagctaataaccactaaaacatagtggtttctgaaagttTCTCTTTAATTTACAatcaactagcccaaaaataataggctaagattcaacatccaactctaataggttctcaaaattactatttaatttttaaaaaagattctcaagcttttaagttaattttcgaatcagtaactgtgactcaaatattaattcaacaaaccaaatccatttgggtggtgaaaattaaatttttaacaagcttaaatatgtgggtttaaattcccgaatttgattttgtgagaaatttggagtgaatattatttagacttgttagaaatagtataaggaggttgtatataaaatttgaagtcatttaatggagatttggaatggttttgaacaagaattgcaactgaaaatcgtggaagaagttcgtctactGACGCTTGTATAAatgtgtataatagtgtataagatatGTTtgtacactcatatacactattatacaagattatacataattatacaaaaaaactgacttcgtcttcttccttgcgtcttttctgaaatttaactcaaattttgctcaaatctactccaaatcacttcaaatttaaattttgaactccttttgatattttcaatcaattggaacaataccccatccaaacaactaacaaactcaaaaaaactcattttcgaaAGCCAAACCTTGAATGGTCTTCAATGGTGGATTCCTACTCTTTAATTTTCTTACATTTGAACCAGGTGACACAAGAGTACATGCAGAAAATATATTGctccttgaagcatatgtagaagatgtgagaagaagagagagtgagagcaatggttgtgagaacacaGATTTAATTCCATAGattttagaagcaatggttgtaagaatatagattttgaatttgctagtgcttTTAAAATATGTATAATATGGATTAGATCTGGTAAAACTTAAAAGTATGGGCCATCTTTTATTATGGTGTCAAGTCatatgtattttcttgtaattcttaaaaaaaaaaaaaaaaaaaaagaagagagaagtaaAACTTTTCCCAAAAGGGTTGTGTTACTTAGAAGGAAACTTTCAATCGCTCGAGGTTAAAGAGTTTGCTTGTTATGCATTTGATAATAAAGAGAATTCATGGAATAGTCTATTGCTTTTGCTTCCTTCAAGCATTTTACCATGCTGATACGGAATGGGAATGACAAAGATAGATGGGCGACTGCTTTGTTCTAATTTTGGTGCATCGGAGAAATAGGCTCCTACTCCTATCCTCTACAACCAAAGAGCCACGTTGCACTGGATTCCTCTTTTGGACAACGATCTCTTATTCTTATTCGTTTtaatttgatttgatttaaaAATAGGCTCCTATTCGAATTCCTAATGATGTAAACAGAAAGTGAAAAACTTAGCAAGATTTTTTAAAAGATTTATTGGGTGGAAACACAATTTTCTTGGAATATGAAATGTAACTAATTACTAAGCTTTTTCTATATCAAGAAACCCACAAGTATCAGTTTCTCGCTACCAAGAAGCAATGAAATGACATCTTCTTTGTATGTTCCTCTGTTTTTATCGGCAATGCATGTGTTTCCATCTTGTTTTAGAATACAATTTTGGACATTTTCAACTTTTCGATAGTAATTTATTAGATTTTACCCACGTATATCGATAGATGTGTCTGATTTACTCGTGcatgtcttcttctttttttctaacAATGAACCAATTTTAATTACATATAAACTTATTACTTTTGATGAGATTTCAATTAAACTGAAATAGTGCATGGTTAACTAGACTTTTGGTTTAAAAGATgactttttacatttttttatattGCCGAATATTTTTATGATTCATTTAGTTGGAATATAAATATCCTAAAATTTTGATTtcacagatttttataaaagaaaGTTGTTAACTACATGAAAAAGGGACATTTTAAGGGTAATTCCCGCACTtgccccccccctccccccccccccaatgttATACGCTTAGCTTTTTAGCATGATTTATACTTCATGTTATAGTGTATAGATATGTGTAATTTTGGAAGTTAACAGTACAAAATTTAGACATTAATATAGAAACTATATATGCTTCAAAAACATATGcctaacaataaaaaaaatagagaaaacacAAATTGAATAGATAGGGGGGaacatccatatatatatatcttgGTGCAAAAATAGTGAGAAAAATCGTA includes these proteins:
- the LOC142165159 gene encoding uncharacterized protein LOC142165159, which gives rise to MLSEHGMNLTYMQAWRAKEKALQFLRGHPTDSYSKLPSYLYILEKTYPGYVVKLKKTDDNYFLYVFVAICTSISGWKYCRPVVVVDGTFLKSAYREIILTTSTIDAAGTILPFAYVVVDSENDASWKLFFEQFKHAYGERPNMCVVSDRKESILKETSIVYPVMPHYSCMWHIWTNIRAKFKKGHLKLSELYFVTARSYTLDEFNEMMSKIEEIDPRVKAYLYDIGYPRWSQVHPTVNRTWTMTSNIAESLNVVTKYARELPIVELLEYMRALLECWTKEKLLKAKGTFTYLGFKFNKELDDNRILSHKLRVRASTDYIHTVLDSVRHYIVCLENKRCSCGQFQLDKFHCTHALVALRYRDESFEQYCSPYHTRENLLRTYEILVNPLPDESKWNAPQHISEEVVNPPTREKRQSGRPQKERYKTNDEINSKKYKVSCGNCDNKI